A region from the Lolium perenne isolate Kyuss_39 chromosome 4, Kyuss_2.0, whole genome shotgun sequence genome encodes:
- the LOC127293824 gene encoding probable N-acetyl-gamma-glutamyl-phosphate reductase, chloroplastic — MGSTALGGAAPARAGLAQKNGALVGSSFKPCSGFMLKTSPKLGCSWHRVRASIASSPQKQYSPKTSAVQSGEEVRIAVLGASGYTGAEIVRLLANHPQFRITVMTADRKAGQQFCSVFPHLITQDLPNLVAVKDADFSKVDAVFCCLPHGTTQEIIRDLPQQLKIVDLSADFRLRDINEYAEWYGHAHRAPELQEEAVYGLTEVLRDEIRNARLVANPGCYPTSIQLPLVPLIKAKLIKLSNIIIDAKSGVTGAGRGAKEANLYTEIAEGIHAYGIKGHRHVPEVEQGLSDAAESKVTISFTPNLICMKRGMQSTMFVEMAPGVTVSDLYEHLKSTYEGEEFVKLLNGSNVPHTRHVVGSNYCFMNVFEDRIPGRAIIISVIDNLVKGASGQAVQNLNLMMGLPENTGLQYQPLFP, encoded by the exons ATGGGATCCACGGCGCTCGGCGGTGCGGCTCCGGCGCGCGCCGGATTGGCCCAAAAG AATGGAGCCCTTGTTGGATCTAGTTTCAAGCCATGCAGTGGTTTCATGCTCAAGACATCTCCCAAG CTTGGATGCTCTTGGCACCGGGTGAGGGCATCCATCGCCTCTTCGCCACAAAAACAATACTCTCCCAAGACATCAGCAGTTCAATCAGGGGAGGAGGTGCGCATTGCAGTGCTGGGAGCCAGCGGTTATACTGGAGCTGAG ATTGTTCGGCTTCTAGCAAACCACCCTCAGTTTCGTATCACAGTGATGACCGCAGATAGAAAAGCTGGTCAACAGTTTTGCTCTGTATTTCCTCACTTGATAACACAG GACCTGCCAAATTTAGTTGCAGTAAAAGATGCAGATTTTTCAAAAGTTGATGCTGTTTTTTGTTGCTTGCCACATGGAACAACACAG GAAATTATTAGAGATTTACCCCAGCAACTGAAGATTGTTGATCTCTCCGCG GATTTCCGATTGCGTGACATCAATGAGTACGCAGAGTGGTATGGTCATGCTCATAGGGCACCAGAACTTCAG GAAGAAGCTGTGTATGGTTTGACAGAGGTTCTTCGAGACGAAATACGAAATGCTCGGCTTGTTGCCAATCCAGGATGTTATCCCACGTCTATTCAGCTCCCACTTGTTCCTCTAATAAAG GCAAAACTGATCAAGCTGAGTAACATTATAATTGATGCAAAATCTGGGGTTACTGGGGCAG GACGCGGAGCTAAGGAAGCAAATCTTTACACCGAGATAGCTGAAGGCATTCATGCTTATGGAATAAAAGGCCACCGGCATG TTCCCGAGGTTGAACAAGGACTTTCAGATGCTGCTGAATCTAAAGTTACTATCAGCTTCACTCCAAATCTTATCTGTATG AAACGTGGGATGCAATCTACCATGTTTGTTGAAATGGCACCTGGAGTGACTGTCAGTGATttgtatgagcatctcaagtctACTTATGAG GGTGAAGAATTTGTCAAGCTGTTAAATGGCAGCAATGTTCCTCACACACGCCATGTTGTTGGATCAAATTACTGCTTCATGAATGTCTTCGAGGACAGAATTCCTGGAAGGGCCATCATCATCTCTGTC ATAGATAATCTTGTGAAGGGGGCATCTGGCCAGGCTGTGCAGAACCTCAATCTGATGATGGGTCTGCCTGAGAATACGGGGCTGCAATATCAGCCCCTGTTTCCTTGA
- the LOC127293825 gene encoding uncharacterized protein yields MESGGVIVEASWDSLGLSSQAEESEMMEQLLGTFPSNGDESHHQELPWSVQASDAYYAHCNGSSNAYSSASSNSVGSLILDVPSDYGGFYLGDSNGLDLNMVQEQGASQFMDAILNPSYGNGDSSCEDLSMNLLDSIDDTSNKRKRQDQGKEADETRGRKCSRKADSKRAKKTMQHGGEDGAIAATTKGQSISCCTSEIDSQESPVASNPKGKTQAGRQPTTDPQSLYARKRRERINEKLKVLQKLVPNGTKVDISTMLEEAVQYVKFLQLQIKVLSSDDMWMYAPIAYNGMNIGIDLNLS; encoded by the exons ATGGAGTCTGGAGGAGTGATTGTGGAGGCGAGCTGGGACTCGCTTGGACTATCGTCGCAGGCTGAGGAGTCGGAGATGATGGAGCAGCTGCTCGGCACCTTCCCCTCCAATGGCGATGAATCTCACCACCAGGAGCTGCCTTGGTCTGTCCAAGCCTCAGATGCATACTATGCCCATTGTAATGGTAGCTCTAATGCGTACAGTTCCGCTAGTAGCAACAGTGTTGGTAGTCTCATCCTCGATGTGCCGTCTGATTACGGGGGCTTCTATTTGGGCGACTCAAATGGGCTGGACCTGAATATGGTCCAGGAGCAAGGTGCATCTCAGTTTATGGATGCCATCCTCAACCCTTCCTATGGGAATGGCGATTCAAGCTGCGAAGATCTTAGCATGAACCTGCTAGACTCCATCGATGACACTTCTAACAagagaaagcgccaggatcaaggGAAAGAGGCTGACGAAACAAGG GGTCGGAAATGCTCGAGGAAGGCCGACTCGAAGCGGGCAAAGAAGACCATGCAACATGGAGGCGAGGATGGCGCCATTGCTGCCACCACAAAAGGGCAAAGCATAAGCTGCTGCACGTCTGAAATTGACTCTCAAGAGTCTCCTGTTGCCTCTAACCCGAAGGGAAAGACTCAGGCTGGCCGTCAGCCGACAACCGATCCCCAGAGCCTCTATGCAAGG aaaagaaGAGAAAGGATCAATGAGAAGCTGAAGGTACTGCAGAAACTTGTTCCGAATGGAACCAAA GTAGATATCAGCACTATGCTTGAGGAGGCGGTGCAGTATGTGAAGTTCTTGCAGCTTCAAATCAAG GTCCTCAGCTCCGATGATATGTGGATGTATGCGCCGATTGCGTACAACGGGATGAACATCGGGATCGATTTGAACCTCTCTTAG